One region of Paralichthys olivaceus isolate ysfri-2021 chromosome 12, ASM2471397v2, whole genome shotgun sequence genomic DNA includes:
- the ythdf2 gene encoding YTH domain-containing family protein 2: MNHLDPIQRPKGQANKVQNGAVTQKDTLNDDEFEPYLNTQARQSNAYTAMSDSYMPSYYSPSIGFSYSLNEAAWSTGGDPPMPYLASYGQLSNGEPHYLPDAMFGQPGPLGSNPFLGQHGFNFFPSGIDFSAWGNSSSQGQSGTPQSSGYSSSYAYAPSSLGGAMIDGQSPFAPAANEPLNKAPGMNSLDQGMAGLKINSAAPGGNGDMTPKVVGSGLPGGGPLGPVSSVGPPSMPPVSIAPAKPASWADIASKPAKPQPKLKTKGGMAGANLPPPPIKHNMDIGTWDNKGTMPKAATPQQVPPVPSNGQPPNQASPQPGATAAGNPQMPLSNGQLVAPVSQMGQHQLPPTGQPGMASMPQPPLSQGPPPPSQQQQPSQPTRWVPPRNRANGFGDAGGSGTGQSPPTSSGVGVVPGIPSEPHPVLEKLRMVNNYNPKDFDWNPKQGRVFIIKSYSEDDIHRSIKYNIWCSTEHGNKRLDTAYRSLGGKGPLYLLFSVNGSGHFCGVAEMRSPVDYNTSAGVWSQDKWKGRFDVRWIFVKDVPNSQLRHIRLENNENKPVTNSRDTQEVPLDKARQVLKIIAGYKHTTSIFDDFSHYEKRQEEEECVKKVEVQGNEPYPSNPSNRTHYRLQERQGRVK; this comes from the exons ATGAATCACCTGGACCCAATCCAGAGACCGAAAGGCCAAGCGAATAAAG tgcaaAACGGAGCTGTGACACAAAAGGATACTTTGAATGACGATGAGTTTGAGCCTTACCTGAATACTCAGGCCAGACAG AGCAATGCCTATACGGCCATGTCGGACTCGTACATGCCCAGCTACTACAGCCCCTCCATAGGATTTTCCTACTCTCTAAACGAGGCAGCATGGTCCACAGGTGGGGACCCTCCTATGCCTTACCTGGCCTCCTATGGACAGTTGAGCAATGGGGAGCCCCACTACCTCCCGGACGCTATGTTTGGCCAGCCAGGCCCCCTGGGGAGCAACCCTTTCCTTGGTCAGCACGGTTTCAACTTCTTCCCCAGTGGGATCGACTTCTCGGCTTGGGGCAATAGCAGCTCTCAGGGACAGTCGGGGACACCGCAGAGCTCtggctacagcagcagctatGCCTACGCTCCCAGCTCCCTTGGGGGTGCCATGATTGATGGACAGTCCCCATTTGCACCTGCTGCCAACGAGCCTCTCAACAAGGCACCTGGTATGAACAGCCTTGACCAGGGCATGGCGGGGCTCAAGATCAACAGTGCTGCTCCTGGTGGTAATGGGGACATGACTCCTAAGGTGGTTGGCTCTGGCTTGCCTGGTGGGGGACCCCTTGGCCCTGTATCATCTGTAGGACCTCCCAGCATGCCTCCTGTCTCTATTGCCCCTGCCAAGCCCGCTTCCTGGGCCGATATTGCCAGCAAGCCAGCCAAGCCTCAACCCAAGCTGAAAACCAAGGGTGGTATGGCTGGTGCCAATTTGCCTCCTCCGCCcattaaacacaacatggaCATTGGCACTTGGGACAACAAGGGTACCATGCCCAAAGCTGCCACCCCTCAGCAGGTGCCCCCTGTTCCCAGCAATGGGCAGCCGCCAAATCAGGCTTCCCCGCAGCCTGGAGCTACTGCTGCAGGGAACCCTCAAATGCCCCTCAGCAATGGACAGCTGGTAGCACCTGTTTCCCAGATGGGGCAGCATCAGCTTCCACCCACTGGGCAGCCAGGTATGGCCTCAATGCCCCAGCCTCCCCTTTCCCAGGGTCCTCCTCCACCAAGCCAACAGCAGCAACCATCTCAGCCCACTCGTTGGGTCCCTCCACGGAACCGGGCCAATGGTTTTGGGGATGCTGGTGGGAGTGGAACAGGCCAGTCGCCTCCCACCTCTTCTGGTGTGGGTGTTGTTCCTGGGATCCCCTCTGAGCCTCACCCAGTCTTAGAGAAGTTGCGTATGGTCAACAATTATAACCCCAAGGACTTTGACTGGAACCCCAAACAGGGCCGGGTGTTTATCATCAAGAGCTACTCCGAGGATGACATCCACCGCTCCATCAAGTATAACATCTGGTGCAGCACGGAGCATGGCAACAAGAGGCTTGACACAGCCTACCGTTCGTTGGGTGGCAAGGGGCCACTTTATCTTCTTTTCAGTGTCAATGGGAGCGGTCACTTCTGTGGCGTAGCAGAGATGCGCTCACCCGTGGACTACAACACGTCTGCTGGCGTGTGGTCACAGGACAAGTGGAAGGGTCGTTTCGATGTGCGCTGGATCTTTGTTAAGGACGTTCCCAACAGTCAGCTGAGGCACATTCGACTGGAGAACAACGAAAACAAGCCAGTGACCAACTCTCGGGACACACAGGAGGTACCACTGGATAAGGCCAGGCAGGTGCTAAAGATCATCGCTGGATATAAACACACCACTTCAATCTTCGATGACTTTTCTCACTACGAGAAGcgtcaggaggaggaagagtgtgtgAAAAAG GTGGAGGTCCAAGGCAACGAGCCATATCCCAGCAACCCAAGCAACAGGACTCATTACAGGCTTCAG GAGCGCCAAGGACGAGTCAAGTAA